In Ptychodera flava strain L36383 chromosome 6, AS_Pfla_20210202, whole genome shotgun sequence, the sequence gtcctaaatgATATTCGTTAAATGAAACTTCATATAGATTCTATCTGCCTTTCAGCTATTTTTATGTGCGACGCATTGTACAATTTTGTTAAGATTGACCTAAGAGAATGTGACTCATACTTTGGTGGCGCATTGATTCATTAATTGCTCTTCTCAATGGACTGTAGAATTCAAACATTATAAAGCGACACATATTATCCGACTTCGTATATGACATCCATCTTTGCTTCTGATGTAGGTTCCTATTTGTAATCTTTATAAGTCTGAAAATCAAGCCAGACTTTGTCGTAGTAGTCCTATTTCAAAGTGAACTACGCTTTATGtcctacatatatatatatatatatatatatatatatatatatatatatatatatatatatatatatatatatatatatatatatatatatatatatatatatatatatgtaccagCCGCCGTGATTCGGTGTTTGTGGTCCTATATGGTCCGCTTGCAGCTTACTGATTGGTTGGACCCTTTCTCTTAGGTCCATTATCATGTAGTGATCATCTCACGGCACCGTGATTGGTTGCACTGTGTCCTTGTGTTGGCCTTGTTCTATAGTGTTCGCTCTGTTGAGTGCCCCATGTACTTCCTGGATACCGTTGTGGTAACCAGTCTTTCGAAGCGTTTGCAGCTGGTACCTTGTTCGATCAAAActaaaaagacaaagacagaagGATGAATTCACCCGAGAAATCAATTCTAACaatcaacaacaataacaaattaAACTTGTATCTGCGGTTATCGAAGACATGCTCTGTACGATAGATGCAGAGATTCTTGCGCCACCATCGGCGAAAACCTAGTCTATTAGGAAAATTATGGCTCTACTGAACACAAACATCACCCTCTTAATCTTTCCGGTCTGCCTAACTCCTCTATTATTGCGTCATTTAGGTCTGAACATCCGATCCTAAAACCTCATCATATCAGcttttctgatgaaaaatgGATCGTTTCACTATTAATTTATACGTTCAAATCATATGTTCGTAGATTTTATGACTGTGTTATGCAACTGATGTAGTTGAAGTTTACGACGTGTTCTTATCAAAGTCAGTGAGCCGTTTTGGAGTGGCCGGGAACGCCTATAACTATCTCCTCCGAGCCCAAAGTTTTTTTGATTTCTTGCCGTTGTTGCGAAGTCAAAGCATGGAAAAACGATTTACCAAATTGGCTTTACTAATGTGCATTCTCCACTTTTCTGGTAGGTATTTTCCAAAGCGTTCAATATCCTGGGTTAGTTTGGACGGGTATAAATACGGAAGTAGAGTTTTGTTAAACACACCTTGTACGATTTAGCAAATCGGCTTTACTAATGTGTATTCTCCACTTTTCTGGTAGGTATTTTCCAAAGCGTTCAATATCCTGGGTTGTAGTTTGGACGGGTATAAATACGGAAGTAGAGTTTTGTTAAACACACCTTGTGTGGTATATTTGTAATATAAGAATTAATACACTGCATGTTTCAATGGCACCGTGTCTTTAAGGAGTATATGGTCAACTTGAATGTGACTTCGAAGATGATTTATGTGGATGGTTACAAAGCCTTGACGATGAATTTGACTGGAGTCGTCACCAAGGTTTTACCAAAACACCACACACAGGTCCTTCTGGAGACCATACTATCGGTGGTAAGTAAATGTTCAACGTCTTCTCCCtttaattgaattgaattctGTGTAAGCTTACGATGTGACAGTTGGGGACCGTGGTCATGACTAATCATGTACCaaataattattgaattttaatCACCTGTTTTATGTGGAATAAAGAAACAAGTCAAAAGTTTCTCCCCGTTCTTCGTTAATCGATGCACGATGATCACACCACTGAACGGCCTCTTCAAAGTAGTTTGTCATTGTTTCTTTCCGCAGGCGCTAAGTATGATTTTCTTATCTTGTTACTGTTTTGAACGAGCTGTTTACACTGGGAGAAAATCAATATATCCGTATCACGTTTTAATGGTTCTTATCAACTGTGGCTCTGTATAACGCTTCGGGTTTTTTTTACTACTCTGTTCACAGACGGAGGTTACTATGTGTACATAGAAAACAACAACCCACAAGCCCAAGGTGACACGGCCGATTTAATTAGTCCTCCATTTCATTTGGATATCAACAGTACTGTGTGTTTTTCGTTTTGGTAAGTCTGCATAGTCTATAACATTAATAAGGTTGTATTTAGTAGAAAAAGGATCATAATTGTCTTGTTTACTCAACAAACTCTCGGCGTTAACGTTGGGACGACACTAAGCACGTGACTAGCCTTGCTATCTTATCAGTTAAGTTGATAGCAATTTATCTTTAAACTCGtgtcttttcaatattttccaaATCACCGCCGCTtcaaaatgtacacaatatGGCCTTATGATTATCGGCTTTATTGTAGAATTTTACAGTAGCGGACACAGTTTCAATGTTATTTGTAATGGTTTGATGGATTTGCCAAATATTTGACACCTAGGTACCACATGCATGGTGCACACATCGGCGAATTGGCTGTGCATTTAGCAGAACGTGAAGGTTCATTGGGTAATCCGTTATGGATCAGACAGGGTACACAAGGATACCAGTGGAAGATGGCACAGATTACAATAAAGAGAACAATTCCTCAAACCAGACACTTGATCTTTAGAGGTACTCACGGTGGTCGTATTCAAGGCGACATAGCTCTTGATGACCTGACTTTCACAGAGGGCGCTTGTCCTCCTCAAGGTAAACAGATCGCAAATGAACATACTAGTGCATGTGACAACAACCCAAACACGATGAAAGCTTGTGATTCATTTTAGGTCTTTTACAGGCATATTAACAACTTTTCCAAAACGAAGCGACAGTTAAAGCTTCTTTCAGAGTAAACCCCCTTCTTCAATTTGAGAACGTGACGTAATGATTTAGTAGAAAATGTTACAACTGGGATACGTGAAGCTGAGACCACAGAAAAGCATTAACAAGCAATTGGTTCCGCCGATTTGTACAgaacagagaaaatgaaaatgtttggtgGCGACAACGGAATTAATACGTTGAATTCAAACGGAGCACTTCGTACAATAAAATTAACAATGCGTGCAAAATGGTAATTGCAATTACACATCGTCAGCCATACGCCAACCATATTTTTCAGACATGGTATGTGATTTCGAAGACACAGCGTCTCACCTGTGTGGTGGCCGACAGGACAGTAACGAAGATTTTGAATGGTCGATAAGCGGTGGCAGTTTTGGTTCTGGTGTAGATCATACCTATAAAACGACGGCAGGTAATAAAATCGCAATTACATAGTATTACTGGAAGAGAGTAAAGAGCCTTTTACTGTCGATTGTGAACCTTTTCATTTGATCAGACAAGTCAATTGTTATAAGAGAGCGTTTACCTATTGCCCTTTCCCCACAACTTCTGCAAACTTTCATCTTTGTCAGACCGGTAACAATAACACGAGTCTTGATGTAGGAAATAGTAAGTCATAGTTTGTCTAGAAATATCCACGGCTAAGGTTTTTTTCGATGAGTGGAAATAAATCTCAATAAGCATACTGAAGCGCTGGAACGTCTAGTCCCCGAGGCAGACCTCCAAACACAGGGCCGACAATGCAAAGACTGTTTCTCGAGTTGGGTAAACTGGATTACAATTGACGTTTTGATTAATGCAACGTTTTGAATTTGAATGTAATATGGCTTTGACAATCAGCTCGATGttcaatatcgtttttttcgtGTTTTTGTCCGTCAGGTTATTTTCTTTACGTTCAAGCCGCTGATACAAATACCCAGAAGACAACACGATTTATTACATCGATGGCTAACAACATGACGAGTGACCCATGTCTCGAGTTCTTTTTTAAGGTCACGGGACAAAACATCGGCACATTAAACGTTTATATGGCAAGTGGTACGGGACAGGAAACAATTATCTGGTCAAGAACACCTCAGCTAAATGAAGACTGGATGATCGCACAGGTCAATCTTAACACCACTACAACAACTTTGGCCAATTTCCAGCTTGTTTTTGAAGTCGTTCGGGGCACTGGCAATGCAGGATTTCTTGGTATCGATGACATTCGACTTCTCGAGAAAAAGTGCTCCTCTCTCGGTAAACATGTTTGGATATTCTTGCCGATTAGCCCTGCAGTCTGACTAAATCTCACCCTGTCTAAATCTAAGAAGACCCACGGTCACCGTCAAAGACGCTATGTTTTCTACAAATGTTTACTATCGTATGGATGGACCATAAGCATTCAACCTTGTCTACGATATCATGTATTCTCTCTTAGTAGAGTGGTCACAGGCCTTCTCCTTATATACCATCAATGACAAGTATTTTATGTTACGTTTTATATAAATATCAATGAGACGGTAATTCCAGTATGACATTTAGACATTAATCACGTCTACAATTTATTATCTATAAACGCAGTCCAACAGATGTAATTTGAAATCGTCAACTTCCTGCGTGTACTTTCACCGCTCTGTTGTAAATATGTCTTCATTCTCTGTTAGCGAGCTGCACTTTTGAAGACGGTCTGTGTACTTGGGAGAACACCTATCGCTGGGATGTATTAGACTGGGTTCAGAAACAAGGTGGAACCAGCACTTCGAAAACGGGACCGAGTTTTGATCATACCACAGGCACAAGTAATGGTAAGATAATGAATCGAATTATAAACCTTACAGTTTACTGTCTTGCAAAAGCATGTTTTCCTTACTACAATTGGAATCTTCTGTTTTCTATCGCAGGTACTTATATTTACATAGAGGCATCGAATTCCCTTAGAAACAGCACCGGAGCTCTGTACAGTGAAATACTACCTCGCCAAAACAACGATAGCTGTTTGGAATTCTGGTATCACATGTTTGGTGGCGCCATCGGAGAACTGCAGATCGATCACGTGACTCAAACAAACCTTGCAGTGACTAGACTTTGGACAGTCAGAGGTAACCAGGGTAACGAGTGGAATTACGGAAGAGTTGGTATTAAAAGAAACAAAGATTGCCAGGTAATGAAATCCGATATTTTCCGAACTGATGGGTTTTGAAAGGTTTACTTCAATTTCACTATTTCCGTCATAAAAATCgctaaaatttgaatttgaggtTGACCGATAATTTGAATGAGGTTTAATGGCTTGACTTTCTAGTGACTTCGCATGGGGCAAATTTAATTAAAATCGGCATTTATCGTTGTTTGGTGCTTCAAAAACCTTAGCAACAAAGTCACTAATGGTACAGTATCTCCAGCTTTTTATACCTTTGTTGTTCACTGAACGATTTTTGTGTAGACTGCTACGCTATGTTCATGATGAAATAGATGCTACAACATAGGGTCTGTAACAGAAACGTGCATCACATCTTCGACATGAATTTAACAACTAGAATTGTTATTGCTCTCAATGTGAGATGTCTATCTGATAGTATCAATTATCTTATCCAAAACATCTAAGACACAAAGTGTCACTATGGTTGTTTCAACGAGGTACGGAGGCTTAGTGAGAATACTAAAGGCAATTATCATAAACTAAATTGTAAACAAACTCGACTGTTGAAGAAGATGTTGCGTAACAATATAGAATATCAATGATTGTTGTCTTTTGGAAGTTATAAACATGTTTTATTCAGCCTATAGAAATGTCAACACATTTTGCTGCTGAAAATGGTGGAATTTATGGAATTTACGGGAAGTGGAAGTGTACAACTGTACGATATTTCTTgcgtaaaaatgtaaaaatgtcacttttacaGATCACTGTACATtgcacacacacccacacacacgtGTTGTGTTGACAAGATGGATACTTGCTATTTATGACATTCAAGATGCTGTTGACAGTGCCGATCGGTGCAAGTATGGGAGGGAGTTATCGTAACTGCGCCAGTTAAactttgtttttgacaaaaaattgtttcatgcACAACactagatgcatcacgtcaacatagctgcaacatatgACTTTGATTGAGAATATGACGAACACGTTTTCACTCATCAGTCGCCAACGGACCTTGGatacaatatgaaaattagccGTTTTTGGTCCCGTGCgatctttgagcgcagttccaacgCAGGAATCCCTTACAGCTATGAAGAAATTCACCGTATTGATACAAGTTTATTGAAATAACTTAGGTTAGCAATACTATAATAGTGAAAGTGTTGGTAATGAGATAGTGTATGATCCTGTGACGTAATGGTTGTTAATTGTTTCAGATTGTATTTATCGCCATTCGTGGTACAGGACCATCTGGAGATATCGCTTTAGATGACATTCAGCTGACTCAAGGTTATTGTGAAGGTAAGCTTATGCGTAAATAGCTTGTCTAAAACATTAACAATATATCTTGGACTATCATATCTCGTTAGCCTCGAGTGGTGCAacaccatttttagctcacttgTTCACACATGTGAGCTGATGTCTtaccgatgtctgtctgtctgtctgtctgtctgttgactAAATATCTCAAGAACGCCTGAACAAATTCAAGTGAAATTTAGTAGTCATGCTTATGGTAAGAAGttattagattttggttagtgtggcttctatattttatgttcatttgcATGATTAATGATTTAAGAAAACAGACATACAATTAGAACGGTTTCACAGAATTGGATgacatttgctgcaaatattgaCCGCACAATAATTTATCTTCCATGAATGACATAGAGGTATGACATGATacttaattgctaatttgcataatgaatgaAGTTTCCTATTAagggttatatatcttgattgacttgaccaaagtttgcgaaatatgctatgtacattgatgatactaggggagcgttcagttattatatattgccgggggtgggccggcaaaatcttcctgtgaatcagtcaaaataagtgaaccccctacccattgtaccaaaaaattgatgaccctcctttcaagatgacaaaaatttcatgacccccccccccccccccccgcacattgcttgagtaaattagctgcacacacaaacacctcaggggtatggagcgatagaatccccccaaaaaagagcttagattttttcaaatgaccttccttacaatctcaaaaggtgttaatgctcagatttcccaatcttacttgctataattttgaaattacccctcaaaggggttggattattgatatcaatatacttgattagattaggttggtaacaaatggatgtgttcgccagaaattggagcGAAAATCAATGACATCTCCAGCCATCTGTCAACTGCAAACCAGGATTCTGTTTACAACGAAATGATTCTTCAGGTTGGAACCAATGATCTAAGCAATATGAGCACAACAGAAGCGATAATATCGGACTATAGCAACTTATTAACACTCGCCAAACCATTATGTAATGATCGTGTCACAGTTGTCAGCATTCCGCCACGAACTGACACTCAAGATGTACAAGGGAAAATCGATGAAGTCAATCATGACCTGGCACTGCTCTGCCAACGCGAAGGTGTTACATTCATCGataatgactgtacattcaaatttcgTAACAATTCTGTAGACAGATCTTTACTGTATCGTGATGGCATCCACTTGAGTGTCAAAGGAATACGGAAAATGCTTGAGAATGCACAACTCGGCCAGATGTTTATCCCCGGTAAATCATTCAATCAATGCAATGAATACTCAAGAATGACCAATGTCAGTAATCGACCAAGGCCTCCGAGACCACACCCAGGTAATCAGCAACCCGTAAGTTATCATCATAGAACAACATCGGTGCTAAAAAAGACAGGTACGAACCCCGCCAGCGAAACAGTAATCAACCGACTGTTAGATGTTTCGACTGTGGTACTCAGGACATGTTAGAACCAGGTGCCCACTGCGTCGGGAGACAGATCAGCGACGTTTCCATTCTAACGTCAAGTGTCACAATTGTGGCGAAGAGGGTCATGTGAGCAGAGTATGCAGACACGGGATTTCAATCACTTGCTGGTCCTGCGGTTATCCCGGTCACAAGGCAAAGGATTGCCCTACAGCATAGGAATTGGGCCAAGAAGAGTGTGCCGTCCAATCTGAAGTCACGAATATTCAACCGTCGTCGCGTAATACGTCTCTGGACAAGTTATATCTACCCTTTCACAATGTCACCACAGGTAAAGGTTTGCGCATTGCTCATTGGAACATACAACACATTACCAACAAGATTGATGAACTACGCCTTTTACTTTGTCATAATAAGAGACCTTTTGATATTCTTATTTTAAGCGAAACTTTTTTAAGTGACTTGAACCAAGACTCCGACTTTGCAATTTCTAATTACGTCATTTGTAGAAAAGACCGTCCTACTGGTATGGGCGGCGGTCTTGTAGCTTACGTAGCCTCTGATGTGCATTTTATACGGAGATTGATCTTGAATCCAATGATGTAGAAGCGATTATCCTCGAGGTAATCATATATCATGCTCGCCCTCTCCTGGTAATGGGTATTTATCGACCACCAAGTTCATTCCTTTGTGTTGACCGCAAAATCGAATCTGTTATTGAGTCGGCTCAACTTGAAAATAAGGAAATGATTGTACTGGGGGTTTTTAATATTAACCTTCTTGCATCGAATGGGAAGAATCACTATTTATACAGATGTATGATGTCATTGAACTTTGAACAACTTGTGAATAGTCCTACCCGGCCGGTTTCTGGTTCTCTTTTAGACCATATCTATGTGAACTATTCCCTTCATATTTCTTCTGTGTGTGTACCTGAAGTAGGTCTCTCTGACCATTACCCTATCTGTGTAATTAGACGCCATAACAGAAATTGTGGTGGTACTGGTGATCATATATATGTTAAGCACAGACAATATCGTAATTTCGTTCCAGATAATTTTACCAGAGACTTGAACTCAGTCTCCTGGCCTTATGTTGACGATATGAATGATATCAACGGCACTTTTAATGAGTGGATTAATTCCTTTAATTCTGTTTGTAACAACCACGCCCCCTACAATGTCAGAAGAGTTAAAGGCTAAAACAGCCACCATGGTTCTCTACACATATTTTAGATCTCATGCACGCTAGGGACTTCAATCTTGTCAAGGCTTCCCGTTCAAACTCGCCTGATGACTGGTTCCTTTACAAATCTCTTAGAAATAAGGTTGTTCACACCATTGCCTCCGAAAAACGTCGTcattataaaaatgtttttacagaaaattcCAGGAATTCTTCGGTTGTGTGGCGTACTGTTAATGAAATACTGTCCCAAGGAAACTCCACATCCCAAAGTCCCCGTATTGTTCACAATGATGTATTGCTCTCTGACAATAAGGCCATCACAAATGCGTTCAATACCCACTTTACAAGTATCGTAAATAGTTATCGCCAAAGTGTTCACACTGAGCCAGACTTTAGTCTGATTAGAGCATGGGTAACTGAACAAATGGATCCTGCCCCTGTCACTTTTCAAATCCCACCTATTTCCTGTAGTTTTGTTATGGATCAACTTTCTTCATTAGATATCAATAAGACCGAgggaaatgacaacatttcccCGAAACTTCTCCAAGTTGGTGCTGCCAGCATTGCTGATTCTGTCacgaaaatatttaatttgtcaATTGTAAATGGTTCGTTTCCGAAATGTTTTAAATGTGCTAGAGTTGTACCAGTTCACAAGAGTGGGTCAAAACAACTTTTAAATAACTACAGGCCCATTTCTATTCTGCCTGCTTTATCGAAGATTCTTGAGAGGCATGTTTATAAGAGTTTCTATGATTATCTTCAAACAAACAATCTTTGATCAGCTCGCAGTCTGGTTTTAGACAATTGCCACACTGCACTTCTTAAGCTTACAGATCAACTTTTAAATAATATTGATCTGGGTTTGTATAATGGTTTAATGTTTTTAGATCTATGTAAAGCTTTCGATCTTGTTGATCATCAAATTCTCATTAGAAAGCTTTCTATTTATGGTGTCACTGGTTCCTCTTTAAGCTGGTTTCGATCGTACCTCACTGATAGGAGTCAGTTTACCAGCTTAGGCTGGCAACTACTTAGGGGAGAATCATACTTTACCAATTGTATGTGGAGTACCTCAAGGCTCCATTTTAGGACCACctttatttctgattttcataaaCGACCTTCGTTTATGTCTAAATATGTGTAACTTAGACATGTTTGCTGATGATCAAACTTTATGTGTATCTGGAGATGGTATTGATGAAGTTGAAAAAACAATTCAGGACGATGTGCTACCTATCTCTACCTGGGTTAACAACAATGCGATGTCCATCAATACCACAAAGACAAAGAGTATGATTGTAGCGTCAAACCCGAAggttaaaaatttaaaagagTCAAATGTAACAATTAATGTATGTATAAACAACTGTGAGATTACAAATGTTTTCAGTCACAACCTTCTCGGTATTGAAATTGACAGTACTCTAAGTTGGGATAATCATGTAAATaagttgtgtaagaaattatcTATGAGAATAGGAGTCTTGCAAAGGCTGCGTCCTTTAACTCCTTATAGTGTCCTTATTTTAGTTTACAATGCcacttttctttctgttttcgaTTATTGCTGTACTGTATGGGGAAACACCACAAAGAGtaatttacaaagaatttacaggCTTCAAAAGAGAGCGGCCAGGGTTATTTTGGTGTTGACATTACAGTTTCTACAACGTACCTTTTCTCTCGCCTTCATTGGCTACCCATTGACTTTCGAATTGATTATTTCATTGTTGTAATgacctttaaaatcttgaatgggCTTGCACCTGATTACTTACACCAGTTCCGTTATATCTCTGACGTGAGTAATATTACTACCCGTAGTTCTAGTAGCAGGAATTTATACGCTCCAATTTTAAAAACAGCTACTGGACAGAGATCGTTCATTTATCGAGCCACAACGATTTGGAATAATATTCCTATTTCAATCCGAAGTGTTGAAAGACTATCGCAGTTCAAATCTCAATTgcgcaattttctttttcaaaaatttattaatGAGGGTTCATCACTGGATTAGATGCTTTCGTtgtatcttttctttttttctgttgatgtaTAATTAATTACTCTGTATTGATTTGTTGCTTTCTTGacgagggctctgatgtaaattacaattcatttgtaactcagattaccctctataaataaagagtaataatgataataataataatgtgaggaaaatatgaataatttttgtcCAATACAAACTATcgaaatctgtgtatttatagacatttgataattcattttaaactacttagttagcctaggatggttaaaggttgatatgtgtgcaagaaattggattttgaaatttcaccgaaatgttgattcactatacactggagtctatgagaaaactaagaataatttttttacgatgctaaactaaattaatttgtacttttatgggtgtttgataattgatacaaatgtacttgattcaaatagggtatttaaaagttcagatgtggacaacaattatgatattggaatttcacctaaagtattatttaacttttcatggtactagtagtctcagtacaggtaactgttaaataatttccctgacaaaacttgctatatctctaatatgtaagtaataggaattgttcattgccctcaagtgagcttgatttacaataagacaagcctcagagttgtcaagtcaagatgttcatgtgacagataattatacttttgttcagatttacaggtgaataacttcagagaatgaaatcatgcaacgaatcatttttatctcccagaatatttctgaacactgtaactgctttttgacggacGGATACTTataaaaattaagtgaccccctgtGAGCTGTTTGAAGAATACATGACCCTCCACCCTttgtagttttcaaatttgaggtgaccccccccccctggattttgcctgcccacccccggccataataactgaacgctccctaggttaaaacaataatGAAAGTCTTTCAGCATTTTCACTGCACCAAA encodes:
- the LOC139134603 gene encoding MAM and LDL-receptor class A domain-containing protein 1-like isoform X2, with translation MCILHFSGVYGQLECDFEDDLCGWLQSLDDEFDWSRHQGFTKTPHTGPSGDHTIGDGGYYVYIENNNPQAQGDTADLISPPFHLDINSTVCFSFWYHMHGAHIGELAVHLAEREGSLGNPLWIRQGTQGYQWKMAQITIKRTIPQTRHLIFRGTHGGRIQGDIALDDLTFTEGACPPQDMVCDFEDTASHLCGGRQDSNEDFEWSISGGSFGSGVDHTYKTTAGYFLYVQAADTNTQKTTRFITSMANNMTSDPCLEFFFKVTGQNIGTLNVYMASGTGQETIIWSRTPQLNEDWMIAQVNLNTTTTTLANFQLVFEVVRGTGNAGFLGIDDIRLLEKKCSSLASCTFEDGLCTWENTYRWDVLDWVQKQGGTSTSKTGPSFDHTTGTSNGTYIYIEASNSLRNSTGALYSEILPRQNNDSCLEFWYHMFGGAIGELQIDHVTQTNLAVTRLWTVRGNQGNEWNYGRVGIKRNKDCQIVFIAIRGTGPSGDIALDDIQLTQGYCEGIPAFVEPTASPITDDQGSNVVGIVIGSLVGVAAIVAVIIAGVFLFIKYRNTNYNIFKHEDKTISVKNLPDLEVTATESK
- the LOC139134603 gene encoding MAM and LDL-receptor class A domain-containing protein 1-like isoform X1, with protein sequence MEKRFTKLALLMCILHFSGVYGQLECDFEDDLCGWLQSLDDEFDWSRHQGFTKTPHTGPSGDHTIGDGGYYVYIENNNPQAQGDTADLISPPFHLDINSTVCFSFWYHMHGAHIGELAVHLAEREGSLGNPLWIRQGTQGYQWKMAQITIKRTIPQTRHLIFRGTHGGRIQGDIALDDLTFTEGACPPQDMVCDFEDTASHLCGGRQDSNEDFEWSISGGSFGSGVDHTYKTTAGYFLYVQAADTNTQKTTRFITSMANNMTSDPCLEFFFKVTGQNIGTLNVYMASGTGQETIIWSRTPQLNEDWMIAQVNLNTTTTTLANFQLVFEVVRGTGNAGFLGIDDIRLLEKKCSSLASCTFEDGLCTWENTYRWDVLDWVQKQGGTSTSKTGPSFDHTTGTSNGTYIYIEASNSLRNSTGALYSEILPRQNNDSCLEFWYHMFGGAIGELQIDHVTQTNLAVTRLWTVRGNQGNEWNYGRVGIKRNKDCQIVFIAIRGTGPSGDIALDDIQLTQGYCEGIPAFVEPTASPITDDQGSNVVGIVIGSLVGVAAIVAVIIAGVFLFIKYRNTNYNIFKHEDKTISVKNLPDLEVTATESK